Within the Thermosynechococcaceae cyanobacterium Okahandja genome, the region CGCTCTCCCGAGTGAAGAGGGCGATCGCCCCGATCCAGACCTGATGCTAGGGTTGCTGACCTCTACGGATGTCACCGAGCGAATGTTAGCGGCGCGTGCCTTTTGTGAAATTCAAGATGAGCGCGCCACCCCTTACCTCATTCAACTGTTGCAGGAATCCTGTCCGCTGGTGCGGGTCAGTGCCGCCTATGCCCTAGGGCGCAACCTCAGCACTGCCGCCATTGATGCCCTGATTCAGCAGTTGGATCGCGACTGGAACGGCTACGTCCGCAAAGGCATTGTCTGGGCCTTAGGGAACTGTGGGGTGCGCTTTCCCTTTCCCGAGATTTACCGCCGCACCCTCGATCCCTTAATTCGTGCCCTCCAGACCGATATTTCCGCGGTGCGGTTGTGGGCCGCTAGCTCCCTAGGTCAGGTTGCCGAAGCCAGTGAAGAGGCTGCCGCCACCGTAATTCCTGCCCTTGCCCTTGCCCTTGCCCAAGATACAATTGCCGCGGTGCGCAGTAACTGTGCCTGGGCGTTGGGGCACGCCTGTCGCAAAATTCCCCTCGGTCAGCTTTATACTGAAGCTATCGATCACCTGATTGCCGCGCTCCAAGACAGCGATATGGGTGTACAAGAGGATGCCAAAGCGGCGCTCTTTAAGCTGGGGGATGCCCGCGGGCTACAGGCCGTTGAAGACCTTGAATTTGAATCCCTTGGAGAGTAGGGACAGGAACAATGCCCGAGCCATTAGTGGAACTGCGGGGAGTCTCCAAAGCCTTTGGCAATCAGCGAGTGCTGGATGACATTAACCTCTGCATTTATCCCGATGATGCCTTAGCGATTTTAGGCCCCTCGGGAACGGGCAAGTCAACAGTGCTACGCCTCATTGCCGGACTCCTTGAACCCGACAAGGGGGATATTTATGTTGCCGGTCAGCGGCGGCAGGGGTTGCTCCAAGACGGTCACCACCACGTGCGGATGAGTATGGTGTTCCAGCAGTCGGCCCTGTTTGACTCCCTAACGGTGGCGGAAAACGTTGGCTTTTATCTGTATCACCACACGCGGCTACCGGAGGCGCGCATTCGCGAAATTGTCAGTGAAAAACTGGCGATGGTGGGTCTTTCGGGCATGGAGGATCTCTATCCGGCACAGCTTTCTGGCGGGATGCGCAAACGGGTGAGCCTCGCCCGCGCCATTGTGGACAATCCCGATGACACCGAGGATGACCCACGATTACTGCTCTATGATGAGCCTACCGCTGGCCTAGACCCCATTGCCTCAACGGTGGTTGAACAGCTTATCCGGGATCTCAAGGAGCGCACAGGTCATGCCTATGTCATTGTGACGCA harbors:
- a CDS encoding HEAT repeat domain-containing protein gives rise to the protein MDDHDFPLLDTPETEDALAALPSEEGDRPDPDLMLGLLTSTDVTERMLAARAFCEIQDERATPYLIQLLQESCPLVRVSAAYALGRNLSTAAIDALIQQLDRDWNGYVRKGIVWALGNCGVRFPFPEIYRRTLDPLIRALQTDISAVRLWAASSLGQVAEASEEAAATVIPALALALAQDTIAAVRSNCAWALGHACRKIPLGQLYTEAIDHLIAALQDSDMGVQEDAKAALFKLGDARGLQAVEDLEFESLGE
- a CDS encoding ABC transporter ATP-binding protein translates to MPEPLVELRGVSKAFGNQRVLDDINLCIYPDDALAILGPSGTGKSTVLRLIAGLLEPDKGDIYVAGQRRQGLLQDGHHHVRMSMVFQQSALFDSLTVAENVGFYLYHHTRLPEARIREIVSEKLAMVGLSGMEDLYPAQLSGGMRKRVSLARAIVDNPDDTEDDPRLLLYDEPTAGLDPIASTVVEQLIRDLKERTGHAYVIVTHQNSTIEHTGDRLILLYQGRICWQGSRAEAQTTDDPYLRQFLNGDITGPIRVIDQVGTATL